From Oncorhynchus nerka isolate Pitt River linkage group LG1, Oner_Uvic_2.0, whole genome shotgun sequence, the proteins below share one genomic window:
- the parp4 gene encoding protein mono-ADP-ribosyltransferase PARP4, whose protein sequence is MALFDNCFVVLELKNLPYKEKNRLKLAITENGGSISYVINKQCTLVVTSSMSSLSSSRVRSMKKHQTPVVGVEYVSLCLEKGVLLPVEDYCLPPPPSTSLIPPRPASPLPSQSVLKRTSQPAEVQTQTVNAVNQAERAGNQERTYLGKFRVYTESDNDLPTYPTHFQVAKYSIFGKANSSTWSVLELQSGSAEGGQQQYRVVRYWREDHGAKSAAVQDKQVFLSMSEEAVEVYQTLRKELQVRGLTLRTTLPPEAPDLGSASLQQLLLEEKLSCSSLSQEVGVFVELLWAEALGCLDNVLKVPITSLSLNDVSRAEGLLLQVQRKLRARQGEGPDTEVASLMEEVYTLLPHKTDLSHLPLHTKLISSQLDLCQLIRDVLNVSEATLRSPIPSCLGKYRALRCSIERVPPGPEFLYVTELLQDRQVQILQVLRVNRGVELQMFREELGNVKPLLHSSSPSSFVGILSRGLLLPRVGVEHHGIERTDIGNLGGGIYFSDAISTSLKYSKPSVTDGSRLLLVCDVALGRCTDLQKRDSSLTHSPEGYHSVHGVRHTPKKPSEFDDDEYVVYSPEQVRLQYVVQFRLEEDQLKNFQPTIDTSSTELPLPVSPSDLLSCGEAEEDVGSCKNPLEEVTAGLLDCSGQPLPLQAVHVRARLMDLLSQVIIFQTYTNQSTAPIEAKYVFPLDDSAAVCGFEAFINGKHVMGQVKEKQQARKEYKQAIERGHGAYLMDQDAPDVFTISVGNLPAGATVLIKVTFVTELVVMEGLINFSLPGSVAPWQQSSALNQRTQVTLEKVCVTNLDSQGEFSLDMSIEMPNEIINLHCLTHKVKIKRTDCKAVVRTCPGETLGPDGFLVCFSLAQIHLPRMWVEKHPDKDSQACMLVFYPDFEPCPTSSPMSGSSEVILLLDSSESMRGEALQNARRIALQLLNTLDHHSIRVNVISFGSDQKDAFLSANPLVEALQPAKKFIMSSSPVGGNTELWRPLRSLSLLPPSQGIRNLLLLSDGHVQNQALTLQLVRQHAQHSRLFTCGLSPTANRHMLRALAQAGGGAYEFFDTKTKHTWREKVACQVKRIVSPGCSSVSVKWQQFNPSAPPPVQAPSQLHALFTDCHTLVYGFVPHCTQATLLGDLSGQNIETMVSTTELQKTRGTFLHKLTARAVIRDYEDGSLHTNEAEHEGKKSVMKSFIIELSKEFSILSQFTSFVAIEERDSEQPDVGFTDVPKLISDEDVDFLPYLSWQQEEYEGDGMDSGSDSMSNLLNGGAGYVLCGNIYLEAMGMGEEHESMVQLQVDDESWEGSVYLRPKFLNQRATDEVPLGRRLNSSYLMGSMVSASPVTLSAATEPLDMTLKSEGTVTDEEMECFDDMDFDLQESEHPLRGSVFMHREALSSSSSPTLHTHSGSQCIPVTPYLTTSMLPMAMKTDFIPELSETFYSLPKIMKCAKSIKGDFRRADRHRKVCDGPAFDPVETQKKSLSVADVPRPPPSVHHLQIKSCVVADALPPPPPASALSSPGPPPSRLQSFFATVSDALPPPPPAPVLCSPCPPPFRPQSFSAAVSDSLPPPPPPASVLSSPGPPPFRLQSFSAGSSGSLPPPSALVSNEFRANRYEMGVHARPGVGAISHTATFPELRASRDLLLSKPREPYPVELSSMCETSKMWTLDNSLSEDTICGLVEMDHWQPSVVPASVPPSGFGFGGGRAGSQSRQPHSSLFGATASACYIPGLYEASSAGGPPLGGSARSMGLSFEAPLTGGHLSSLSPTTHGAYLTQGALVGSSQFGSSLSTLQQHNVLPQAQKPLDMNKNLQKLVGDSERMGGLEFRKRGLEFRKNTLDVVKWTEIFALQHSEGYWECSASLGYLLGVDVDYFANVFLKNRGISSLGVRAHADILRLVASLLVLQLMRVRRLDEGKLLLSLFRLDLDHSPPQPRCERWEAVRRAVDWVCWADREYPCVCSRLEFGWDWESSTRQLLGIDPPHPLSPLILLGTTGGVRAQ, encoded by the exons ATGGCTCTGTTTGACAACTGTTTTGTGGTTTTGGAGCTGAAGAATTTGCCTTATAAGGAGAAGAATAGGCTGAAGCTGGCAATAACAGAGAATGGGGGCAGCATTTCCTATGTGATCAATAAGCAG TGTACTCTCGTAGTGACGAGCAGTATGTCCAGTCTGAGCTCCAGTCGGGTGCGGAGCATGAAGAAGCATCAGACTCCAGTAGTAGGGGTGGAGTATGTGTCACTCTGCCTGGAGAAGGGAGTCCTGCTGCCTGTAGAGGACTACTGcctgcccccccctccctctacctctctcatccCACCCAGGCCTGCCTCTCCCTTGCCATCTCAGTCAG TGTTGAAGCGGACGAGCCAGCCGGCTGAAGTTCAGACCCAGACAGTGAATGCTGTAAATCAAGCCGAGAGGGCGGGGAATCAGGAGAGGACTTACCTGGGCAAATTCAG AGTGTATACTGAAAGTGACAATGATCTACCAACATATCCAACACATTTCCAAGTGGCCAAATACTCCATTTTTGGAAAG GCTAACAGCAGCACATGGTCGGTGTTGGAGCTGCAGAGTGGCAGCGCAGAGGGGGGACAGCAGCAGTACCGTGTGGTGAGGTACTGGAGAGAGGACCATGGTGCTAAG TCAGCAGCTGTGCAGGACAAGCAGGTGTTCCTCTCCATGTCAGAGGAGGCTGTGGAGGTCTACCAGACTCTCAGGAAGGAGCTGCAGGTCAGAGGACTCACACTGAGGACCACCCTCCCTCCAGAGGCTCCGGATCTGGGCTCTGCCAGCCTGCAGCAG CTGCTGTTGGAGGAGAAGCTGAGTTGCAGCAGCCTATCACAGGAAGTGGGCGTGTTCGTGGAGCTGCTCTGGGCAGAGGCTCTTGGTTGTCTGGACAACGTCCTCAAGGTTCCAATCACCAGCCTCAGTCTCAATGAC GTGAGCAGGGCTGAGGGGCTGCTGCTACAGGTCCAGAGGAAGCTGAGGGCGAGACAGGGGGAAGGGCCAGACACTGAGGTGGCTTCTCTAATGGAGGAGGTCTACACCCTCCTGCCACACAAAACTGATCtgtcccatctccctctccacacTAAACTCATCTCATCGCAACTGGACCTCTGCCAG TTGATCAGAGACGTGCTGAATGTGAGCGAGGCAACACTGAGAAGCCCCATCCCTTCTTGTCTGGGGAAGTACCGCGCCCTGAGGTGTAGCATTGAAAGAGTTCCCCCTGGTCCTGAATTTCTGTATGTCACCGAACTTCTACAAGACAG ACAGGTGCAGATCTTGCAGGTGCTGAGAGTAAACAGAGGGGTAGAGCTACAGATGTTTAGGGAGGAGCTGGGGAATGTTAagcccctcctccactcctccagccCCAGCAGCTTTGTGGGGATCCTGTCTCg GGGTCTGTTGCTGCCCAGAGTTGGAGTGGAGCATCATGGGATTGAGAGAACAGACATTGGGAACTTGGGCGGTGGCATCTACTTCAGTGATGCAATCAG TACCAGTTTGAAGTACTCTAAGCCCAGTGTGACGGACGGCAGTCGGCTGCTGCTGGTGTGTGACGTGGCGTTGGGGCGCTGTACTGACCTCCAGAAGAGGGACAGCAGCCTGACTCACTCCCCTGAGGGATACCACAGTGTACACGGGGTTCGCCACACCCCCAAGAAACCCTCAGAGTTTGAC GATGATGAGTATGTGGTGTACAGCCCGGAGCAGGTGAGGCTGCAGTATGTGGTACAGTTCAGACTGGAGGAGGACCAGCTGAAGAACTTCCAGCCCACCATAGATACTTCTTCTACCGAGCTTCCgcttcctgtctctccgtctgacCTCT TGTCCTGTGGTGAGGCTGAGGAGGATGTTGGGAGCTGTAAGAACCCTCTAGAGGAGGTGACTGCAGGCCTGTTGGACTGCTCTGGACAACCACTCCCCCTACAGGCCGTTCATGTCAGGGCCAGGCTGATGGATCTGCTCTCCCAG GTCATCATCTTCCAGACATACACCAATCAGAGCACCGCCCCCATCGAAGCCAAGTACGTCTTCCCATTGGATGATTCTGCTGCTGTGTGTGGTTTTGAGGCCTTCATCAATGGGAAACATGTAATGGGACAG GTGAAGGAGAAGCAGCAGGCGCGTAAAGAGTATAAACAGGCCATAGAGAGAGGCCATGGAGCTTACCTAATGGACCAGGATGCACCT GATGTTTTCACCATCAGCGTTGGGAACCTGCCTGCCGGTGCCACCGTCCTTATCAAAGTTACCTTTGTCACCGAGCTGGTCGTCATGGAGGGCTTGATCAACTTCTCATTGCCCGGTAGTGTGGCGCCATGGCAACAGAGCTCAGCGCTCAACCAGAGGACTCAG gtgacTTTGGAAAAGGTGTGTGTGACCAACCTGGATTCCCAAGG GGAGTTCAGTCTGGATATGTCCATTGAGATGCCCAACGAGATCATCAACCTGCACTGTCTCACACACAAAGTCAAGATCAAG AGGACCGACTGTAAGGCGGTGGTGAGGACATGTCCAGGTGAGACTCTGGGTCCAGATGGGTTCCTGGTCTGCTTCAGTCTGGCTCAGATCCACCTACCCAGGATGTGGGTGGAGAAACACCCAGATAAAGACAGCCAG GCCTGTATGCTGGTATTTTACCCAGACTTTGAGCCCTGCCCCACCTCCAGCCCCATGTCCGGCTCCAGTGAGGTGATCCTGCTGTTGGACTCGTCTGAGTCCATGAGAGGAGAAGCTCTCCAGAACGCCAGGAGAATCGCCCTGCAGCTTCTGAATACCCTGGACCACCACAGCATTCGAGTCAATGTCATCTCCTTTGGCTCAG ACCAGAAGGATGCTTTTCTCTCTGCCAACCCTCTAGTCGAGGCCCTCCAACCAGCCAAGAAGTTCATCATG TCCTCCTCACCTGTTGGGGGCAACACTGAGCTGTGGAGGCCCCTGCGCAGCCTGAGTCTGTTGCCTCCGTCGCAGGGCATAAGGAACCTGCTGCTGCTATCAGACGGTCACGTCCAGAACCAAGCCCTGACCCTGCAGCTGGTCAGACAGCATGCCCAGCACAGCCGCCTCTTCACCTGCGGCCTCAGCCCAACAGCGAATCGGCACATGTTGCGGGCCCTGGCCCAGGCAGGGGGAGGGGCCTATGAGTTCTTTGACACAAAGACAAAGCACACCTGGCGAGAGAAG gtgGCGTGCCAGGTGAAGCGCATCGTGTCTCCAGGCTGCAGCTCTGTGTCTGTGAAGTGGCAGCAGTTTAACCCCTCAGCTCCCCCCCCTGTTCAGGCGCCCTCTCAGCTCCACGCACTCTTCACTGACTGCCACACCCTGGTCTACGGCTTCGTGCCACACTGTACACAG GCCACTCTTCTTGGAGACCTGAGTGGTCAGAACATTGAGACAATGGTGTCCACCACTGAGCTACAGAAAACCAGGGGCACG TTCCTTCATAAGCTCACAGCGAGGGCCGTTATCAGAGACTATGAGGATGGCAGTCTTCACACCAACGAGGCTGAACATGAG GGGAAGAAATCTGTGATGAAGTCCTTCATCATTGAGCTGAGCAAAGAGTTCTCCATCCTGTCTCAGTTCACCAGCTTTGTTGCCATCGAGGAGAGG GACTCAGAGCAGCCTGACGTGGGCTTCACAGATGTTCCCAAACTGATCTCAGACGAGGACGTCGACTTCTTACCTTACCTTAGCTGGCAGCAGGAGGAATATGAGGGAGATGGGATGGACTCGGGATCAGACTCAATGTCAAACTTGCTGAATGGTGGGGCAGGCTATGTTTTATGCGGAAATATCTATCTAGAGGCgatggggatgggggaggagcaTGAATCGATGGTTCAACTCCAGGTGGATGACGAATCATGGGAAGGATCTGTGTACTTACGTCCCAAATTTCTCAATCAGAGGGCTACGGATGAGGTGCCTCTTGGTAGGAGACTTAATTCCTCTTACTTAATGGGCTCTATGGTCTCAGCCAGCCCAGTGACCTTGTCCGCTGCTACCGAACCTCTAGATATGACTTTGAAGAGTGAAGGAACTGTGACGGATGAAGAGATGGAGTGCTTTGATGACATG GACTTTGATTTACAGGAATCTGAACACCCCCTTCGTGGCTCAGTATTCATGCATCGTGAGGctctgtcctcttcttcctctccaacGCTCCACACGCATTCAGGCAGCCAATGCATACCAGTCACCCCATACCTTACTACCAGTATGTTGCCTATGGCTATGAAGACTGATTTCATCCCTGAGCTCTCTGAGACCTTCTACTCTCTCCCAAAGATAATGAAGTGTGCGAAGAGTATAAAGGGAGACTTTAGACGGGCGGACAGACACAGGAAGGTTTGTGACGGTCCGGCATTTGACCCTGTAGAGACGCAGAAgaagtctctctctgttgctgaTGTGCCtcgtcctcctccctctgttcatCATCTTCAGATCAAGTCTTGCGTTGTTGCTgatgctcttcctcctccaccccctgctTCTGCCCTCAGTTCTCCTGGTCCTCCTCCATCTCGACTGCAGTCTTTCTTTGCCACAGTTTCAgatgctcttcctcctccaccccctgctcctgtcctctgttctccttgtcctcctCCATTTCGACCTCAGTCTTTCTCTGCCGCAGTTTCagattctcttcctcctcctccaccccctgctTCTGTCCTCAGTTCTCCTGGTCCTCCTCCATTTCGACTGCAGTCTTTCTCTGCCGGAAGTTCaggttctcttcctcctccctctgctcttgTCTCCAATGAGTTTCGAGCGAATAGATACGAGATGGGAGTTCATGCCAGACCTGGAGTTGGGGCTATCTCCCATACTGCAACCTTCCCGGAACTGCGAGCCAGTCGGGACCTGCTACTTTCCAAACCCCGAGAGCCCTATCCTGTGGAACTGTCGTCAATGTGTGAGACTAGCAAAATGTGGACCTTGGATAATAGCTTATCCGAGGATACGATTTGTGGACTAGTGGAAATGGACCACTGGCAACCTTCTGTTGTCCCTGCCTCTGTGCCCCCATCAGGGTTTGGTTTCGGGGGCGGAAGGGCAGGTTCTCAAAGCAGACAACCTCACAGCTCTTTGTTTGGTGCCACAGCCAGTGCATGTTACATTCCAGGTTTATATGAGGCTTCTTCAGCAGGCGGACCACCTCTTGGAGGCTCAGCCAGATCAATGGGGTTAAGTTTTGAGGCACCACTTACTGGCGGACACCTCAGCTCCCTTTCACCTACCACTCATGGCGCCTATCTGACCCAAGGGGCCTTAGTTGGATCCTCTCAGTTTGGTAGCTCTCTCAGTACACTACAACAACATAATGTACTACCACAAGCACAAAAACCTCTGGATATGAACAAAAACTTACAAAAACTTGTCGGAGACAGTGAAAG GATGGGAGGTCTTGAATTCAGGAAGAGAGGTCTTGAATTCAGGAAGAATACTCTTGATGTAGTAAAATGGACAGAGATTTTTGCCCTCCAGCACTCG GAAGGTTACTGGGAGTGCTCTGCCAGCCTAGGCTACCTCCTCGGTGTGGATGTGGACTACTTTGCAAATGTCTTCCTGAAGAATAGAGGCATCAGCTCTCTAG GTGTGAGGGCCCATGCTGACATCCTGAGGCTGGTGGCCAGTCTGCTGGTGCTGCAGCTGATGAGGGTGAGGAGGCTAGATGAGGGGAAGCTGCTGCTCAGCCTGTTCCGTCTGGACCTGGACCACTCTCCTCCTCAGCCCAG GTGTGAGCGCTGGGAGGCGGTGAGGAGGGCGGTGGACTGGGTGTGTTGGGCAGACAGGGAGTACCCGTGTGTGTGCAGCAGGCTGGAGTTTGGCTGGGACTGGGAGTCGTCCACACGGCAGCTCCTGGGCATCGACCCCCcgcaccccctctctcccctcatcctcctcgGGACCACAGGGGGAGTGAGGGCCCAATGA